The genomic segment AGTGATGAAGAAACAATAACAACTTCGGCTTGGCCTGAATTTGATGAAGCTTTAGTAAATAAAGAAGCAGAAGATGATATGGCATTTGTAATTGAAGCTATAAAAGGTTTAAGAAATGTTAGAGCTGAAATGAACGTACCACCATCAAGAAAGGCAAAAGTAATCTGCTATATAGCTGAAGATGCTAAAAAAGCATTTAACTCAGGTGTAGCATACATTGAAAAGCTAGCGTCTGCATCAGAAGTAGAATTTATAAGTGATAAGGCTAATGTTCCTGCAAATGCTGTATCTTTAGTTGTTAAAGGTGGAGAATTATTCATGCCACTACTTGATCTTGTAGATAAAGATAAGGAATTAGATAGATTAAATAAAGAAGCAAAGAAACTAGAAGGAGAAATTGATAGAATAGACAAAAAGTTAGGAAATCAAGGTTTCGTTGCTAAAGCTCCAGCAGCAGTTGTTGATGCTGAAAAAGAAAAGAGAGTTAAGTATGTTGAAATGTTAGAAGCTGTTAAAGTAAGAATTGAAGCTTTAAAATAATTTTAATGAAATTCAGTAAAAGATATTACTAAGTTCCTTGGAACTTAGTAATATCTTTTTATTTCTTTAAAATTTATATAAATTCAAAGATAAGGGGGATTAGAGTATATAACCAAACATGCATTGAATTATTAACTGCACAATAATTTTAATTATCATATAGTTAGTAAGATAAAAAGTTAAAAATTTTTGCAAGGTAAGGATATAATAGGAGGATTATTAATATATATAATTCTAGAATAATATATATGGAGGGTTTGAATTTTGAAAACGAGAAGGCATTTACTTAACTTAATTTTTTGGATATCCTTATCAATCTTATTTAATATTATTATATATTACACAAGAGGTGAAACATCAGCAATAGAATACTTTGGTGGTTACATAGTAGAGATGTCGTTAAGTTTAGATAATTTATTCTTATTTCTAATGATATTTTCAAGTTTTAGAATACAGGAAGAATACCAGGAAAGGATACTTCTATATGGTGTTATAGGAGCTATGGTGTTAAGGCTGATTTTCATTTTACTTGGCGTAGCTATAGTGAATAAATTTAGTTTTATATTATCTATATTTGGAGTATTATTGCTGCTTAGTGGTGCAAAAATATTTCTTAGGGAAGATGATAATATTCAATTTCATGATAACTTGGCAGTTAAGATATTAAGAAGAATAATGCCTATAACAAATGTTTTACATGGAAATAAATTTTTTGTTAGGCAGAATAAGATTATTTATGCTACACCTCTTTTTATAGTACTTTTAATAATAGAATTTTCAGATATTATTTTTGCAATAGATTCAATCCCAGCTATTTTTTCAATAACAACGGATACTTTCATAGTTTATACCTCTAATATTTTTGCAATTTTAGGACTTAGAAGTATGTACTATATATTAGAAAAGATGAATAATATGTTCAAGTTCATGAAATATGGAGTTGGATGTATATTAATTTTTACTGGGATAAAGTTAGTAATATTGTTTTGGGAAATTGAAATTTCAGTTACGAATTCTGTATTGATTATATTATCTATTTTATTGGCTAGTATATTAATATCTCTATTATGGAGTGAATTTGATAAGTTTAGAAATTGGTGTAAAAGAAGATCATAAATATTATAAAAAAGGCGCAAAGCCACAATACGGATCTTAACCACAGTTGCATTCGATTTTGCTCTTGAAGAATTATAGAATAAATTTAGTTCAGAGATGTTTTTGTTTAGCTTTTAATTAGTCATTTCACTAGAATTAAGATATAATGTAAAGTAAATACATACTATTTAGAATTTGCATTTATAGAAAAACATAAAAGACAAAGAGGTAAGAAAAATGAGCATGACTTATAAAGACGCAATGGATTATATTACAAGCGTGGGGAAGTTTGGATCTAATTATGGACTTGAAAGAACTTTTAGAATTTTAGAGTTACTTGGAAATCCACATGAAAAACTCAAACTTATCCATATTGCAGGGACTAATGGCAAGGGATCAACTACAGCTATGATATCAAAAATATTAATTGGAATG from the Clostridium beijerinckii genome contains:
- a CDS encoding TerC/Alx family metal homeostasis membrane protein, whose protein sequence is MKTRRHLLNLIFWISLSILFNIIIYYTRGETSAIEYFGGYIVEMSLSLDNLFLFLMIFSSFRIQEEYQERILLYGVIGAMVLRLIFILLGVAIVNKFSFILSIFGVLLLLSGAKIFLREDDNIQFHDNLAVKILRRIMPITNVLHGNKFFVRQNKIIYATPLFIVLLIIEFSDIIFAIDSIPAIFSITTDTFIVYTSNIFAILGLRSMYYILEKMNNMFKFMKYGVGCILIFTGIKLVILFWEIEISVTNSVLIILSILLASILISLLWSEFDKFRNWCKRRS